The Sandaracinus amylolyticus genomic interval CCTCGTCGAGCGCGGCGTGCACGACGAAGGGCGGCGCGTGCTCGAGAGCGCGATCACGCTCGAGCGCGAGCGCGGCGAGGGCGAGAACGAGTGCCGCGCGCTGCTCTACCTCTCGATGCTCGAGGTCGACGCGGGACGCCCGCTCCACGCGCTGCACTGCCTCGGTCGTGCGCGCGAGGTCGCGATGGCGCGCGGCTCTCGCGTGGCGCGCGCGATGGTGCATGGCTCGGTCGGCGTGGTGCACCTCGTGCGCGGTCATCCGCGTCCCGCGGCGCGCGAGCTCGTCGAGGCCGACCTGGTGCTCGAGGACGTCGGCAACCGTCACGCGCGCATCACGTTCTCGGCGTTCCTCGCCGCGGCGGAGGCGCTCGCAGGGCGCCCCACCGAGGCGCGCGCGGCGTTCGCCCAGGCGCGCACGCTCATGCAGGAGGGCGTCGGCCCCGCGTACGGCGTCGAGCTGCTGCGCGTGCTCGAGCAGGTGCTCGCGGTCACCGAGGGCGCGTCGGTCGACGACGCGCGCGACGTGCTCGCGGAGATCGAGCGCGGCTCGGTCGCCGCGCACTGGGCCGATCTGCGCGTCGCGTGCGCGCTCGCGCGCCGCGCGATCGTCGGCGAGGCCGCGTCGAAGCTGCCGCGCATCGAGCCCACGCCCGGCCTCGTGATCGCGCACGACGGTCGGTGGTTCTCGCTCGAGGGCTCGCGCCCGATCGACCTCGAGTCGCGCCCGGTGCTGCGCCGCACGCTCGCCGTGCTCGCCGAAGCGCGCGTGAGCGAGCCGGGCGTGACGGTTGCGCGCGCAACCCTCGTCGAGCGGCTCTGGCCCGAGGACGCGCGCCTCGGCGAGCGCCTCCTCGAGAACCGCATGAACGTCGCGATCGCGACGCTGCGCCGGCTCGGCCTCCGCGACGCGATCCGCACCGGCGACCGCGGCTATCGCCTGCGCGAAGACCTTCCGGTCACGATCGACCCCGGCTGATCGCGACGCACGTCACGCCGCGCCGACGTCGATCGCCGCACGGACGATCGCGTCGAGCTCGATCGGCTGGCGCAGCAGCACGACGCGGCGCAGCCCGGCGACGAGCGAGCGCGGCGGCGCGTCGGGGCTCACGAAGACGCACGGCACCACGCGCCACGCCGGGTGCATCTGCATCCGAGCGACGAGCGCGAGCCCGGGATCCTCGGGCTCGAGGGTGGCCGCTTGGACGACCACCACGTCGACGCGGAACGCGCCGAGCACGACGAGCGCCTCCGCGGCGGTGCCGGTCGAGATCACCTTCGCGCCGCAGAGATCGGCGTACTCGACGACCATGTCGCGCGTGTCGGGATGACCGTCGACGACGAGCATCGTCATGTCGACGAGCGCGGCGCGCCCTTGCACGCGCGGCATCGTGCCGGACGTGGACGTGCGCCGGCGTACGTTCGCGCCGGAGGGAGCGGGTGGGATCGACGAGAAGGCTCGAGCGGGCATGATCTCTCCTCCGACGTGATCAGGGCTCGAGCGAGCGCTCCACGTGCGCGACCGGCGAGCTCGCTGCGTGCGGGAACGGACCACTGCGCTGCGGCGGCGCCGCGCGGCCCTCGGCGGTGGCGATCATGCGCGGGCTCTCCCTTCCAGAGGGACCTCGGCCTCGCGCGGTCCCGGCGTCGCGAAAACGAACGCGCCGAGCAGCGCGTCCGTGCTCCGCCACCGCGGTCAGCAACGGTCATGCCTTCGCTGTCGTCGTGGATCTCGCCACGGCGCAACCGCGCGCCGGTGCGATGCGCCGCGCGTGTGGCGGAATTGTCGCGCGCGACGTCGCACGCTGCTCCGCGCGGGTCCCCGGAGGTCGGTCCTCACGGAGACGCAGCGGCTCAGTCGATCGATGCGTCGTGATCGATCGCTGCGTCGTCGCCGACGAGCGCAGCGTCGACCTCGACGCCCGCGTCGCGCGACGAGCTCGCGTCCGCGCGCGGCCCGGCGTCGTTCGCGCCCACGTGGACGGGAACGCTCGCGGACAGCGCGCGATCGCAGATGCAGTCTCCGAACACGTGTCCGTCGCAGACGCGCGCGCCTGCGCCTCCGTGCGGGCATGCGCAGACGCGGGTCTCGCCCGGTGCGCACGCGAGCCGTGGTTCAGGGGAGCACGCGGCGAGCAACAAGACGCCGGCGACGAGGGCGTGGCGCATCAACCCTCGACGTAAGTTCCGCGTCAACGCGCAGCACTTTCCCTCGACGGGCTATCGCGCCGCGAGGTCGCGCGGCCGAGGTGCGGCGGAAACGAGACATCGCTCGCCGCGCTCGCGAGGACGAGGACGACGCGACGGGCGTCGGCGCTCGAGCGAGCGACGGAAGCGAATCGGCCGGCCGAGGAGCTCCTCGACCGGCCGACGTGCTGTGATTCCCGGAACCGACTGCTGCGAGTGTCTGAGCGGGCTATGGGATTCGAACCCACGACATTCAGCTTGGGAAGCTGACGCTCTACCAACTGAGCTAAGCCCGCGTGGGCCCGAACAGTTAGCGAAAACGCGCGAAGGCGTCAAGCGCCGCGCGTCACCCCGCGTACGACGCGCGGCCCTCCACCGCGCGTCCTTCACCGTCGAGCCGCAGCCACTCCGCGCAGCGCTGTCCGCGGTGGTTGCGATAGCCGATGACGACGCAGTCGACGCCCACGTACACCGCGTCGAGCTCGAAGCGCAGCTGCGGCGCGCTCGCGAGCGCTCTCGACCAGTACGCGCGCAGCGCCTCCTTGCCGCGCACGGTGCCGCTCGGGTCGCCCATCACCGTCACGATGCGCGGCGATGCGAACACGCACTCGTCCGCCCAGTGCGCGAGGATGCGGTCGAGGTCCTGCGCGTTCCACGCTTCGATCCACTCGCGTGCGAACGCGTCCGCGTGAGGTTGGTCCAACATGCGCGCGTCGTAGCTTGCGGGATCGAGGTCCGCGCGTACGAGACCTCTGCACATGCGCGTCGTGTCCACTCCCGAAGAGGCGGTCGCTCCGATCGAGAGCGGCCATCGCGTCTATCTCCACGAGGCCGCGATGGCGCCGGTCTCGCTCATCCACGCGATGACCGAGCGCGCGCGCGCGCTGCGCGACGTGGAGGTCGTGCACCTCCACACGAACGCGCCCGCGCCCTACGTCGCGCCGGACATGGTCGGGCACGTGCGGCACAACGCGCTCTTCGTGGGCGCGAACGTGCGCGAGGCGGTGCAGTCGGGGCGCGCCGACTTCACGCCGGTGTTCCTCTCGGAGGTGCCCTCGCTCTTCCGCGACGGCACGCTGCCGCTCGACGTCGCGATGGTGCAGGTCTCGCCGCCGAACCGTCACGGCTACTGTCGCCTCGGGACCTCGGTCGCGTGCGCGCGCGCCGCGGTCGACCACGCGCGCGTCGTGATCGCGGAGATCAACGAGCAGGTGCCGCGCACCGACGGGAACTCGGCGGTGCACGTCGATCGCATCACGCTCGCGGTGCACGTCGATCGCGCGCTGCCCGAGCACCACGACGAGCCCCCGGGCCCCGTCGAGCGCGCGATCGGCGCGCTGGTCGCCGCGCAGATCCCCGACGGCGCGACGCTGCAGATGGGGATCGGATCGATCCCCGATGCGGTGCTCGATGCGCTGCACTCGCGCAGCGATCTCGGCATCCACACCGAGATGTTCAGCGACGGAGTGCTGCGCCTCGTGAAGAGCGGCGCGGTGACCGGCGCGCGCAAGACGCGCTTCAAGAACCGCGTCGTCACGTCGTTCGCGATGGGCTCGCGCGCGCTCTACGAGCACTGCGATCACAACGCGTCGATCGAGTTCCACCCGAGCGACGTGGTGAACGACGCGGTCGAGATCGCGTCGCAGCACGCGATGATGGCGATCAACTCGGCGATCGCGATCGATCTGACCGGTCAGGTGTGCGCGGACTCGATCGGCGATCGCATCTGGAGCGGCATCGGCGGGCAGATGGACTTCGTCCGCGGGGCCGTGCAGAGCCCGGGCGGCAAGGCGTTCATCGCGCTGCCCTCGACGGCGAAGAACGGGACGCTCTCGCGGATCGTGCCGCGCCTGTCGCCGGGCTCGGGCGTGGTGACCACGCGCGGTCACGTGCAGTGGGTCGTCACCGAGCACGGCGCGGTGAACCTGCGCGGCCGCTCGCTGCGCGAGCGCGCGGACATGCTGATCTCGATCGCGCACCCCGACTTCCGCGCGGAGCTGCGCGCGGCCGCCGTCGAGCGGAAGCTCTTCGTCTGACCCGAAATCACCCCGGGTCGCCCCCTCGCACGTGAATCGTGCGCGACGCCTGTTCCATGCGCGCGCGATTTGTTGTAATGCGCAAGCATTCTTCGGGCGGGGCTCTTTTCTTGGGGTGATCATGCACGTGGTCTCGAGGGTCGCAGGGCTGCTCGCGGTCGGCTTCGGGGTGCTCGCGAGCACGGTGGCGGGATGTGCGGACGGCGGGAGCGGCCGCGCGCCGGACGCGGGTCCAGGCGGCGACGGCATCGACTCCGGCGGAGGCAACGGGCAGATCGACGCGGGCCGCGACGACCAGCCCGACGCGTGGAGCGGCGACGCGGGCGAGCTGCTGCCGCAGCGATGCAACCCCGACTACGCGTTCTTCGAGGACGAGTTCGGGCGCCAGGCGTACTGCATCTACGTCGCGACGACGGGCAGCGACGAGACCGGCGAGGGCACCGCGGACGCGCCCTACGCGACGATCACGCACGGCATCGAGGTCGCGGTCGCGCGCGGCGCGGCGACGGGTCGCGTGCACGCGGTCGCGGTCTCGAAGGGCACGTACCGCGAGCGCGTGACGATCGAGAACGGCACCTCGGTGTACGGCCAGTTCGACGCCGAGGATCGCTGGTCGCGCGACGACGCGAACGAGACGATCATCGAGAGCGCGACCGTCGAGGGCGACCGCGTCGAGGGTGTCGTCGCGATCGGCGTGAGCGCGCCGACGGTCTTCGAGGGCTTCACGATCGTCGCGGGCCCCGCGCCCGCGGAGTCGCGCAACGTCGACGTCTACGGCGTGCGCGTCGCGGACAGCACGCCGGTGCTGCCCGAGCTCGGCGGTCTCGTGCTGCGCGAGCTGCGCGTCGAGGCGGGCGCGGGATCGCCCGGCGACGACGGGCTCGCGGGCACCGACGGCGACGACGGTGTGCAGGGCGGTCGCGGCACCGACGGCACGAAGGCGAACGGCAATCCGCAGCCCGGCGGGCTCGGGGCGGTCACGATCTGCGGCGGGATCACGCTCGATCGCACGCGCGGCGGGGACGGAGGATCGGGCGGTGGCGACGACCTCGCGGGATGCGGCACCGGTCCCGACGACGCGCAGTCCGGCGGCTCGCCGCCCTCGCTGACGAGCTGCGGCGGCGGCACCGCGGGCGACTCGTGCAGCTGCGCGGCGCCCGTCGATCACGACGGCGATCCCGGCGGTCAGGGGAGCGCCTGCGCGACCGAGCCCGCAGCGAACGGCGACGCCGCGAGCGCGCCGACGGTGCGCGGCTCGGTGGTCGACGGAGCGTGGGCGCCGCGCGCGGGGTTCGCAGGCAACGACGGCGCGGCGGGCGTCGGCGGATCGGGCGGTGGCGGCGGTGGCTCGGGCTGCGACGCGATCGGCTACGGGCGGACCGGCGGCGGCGGTGGCGGCGGTGGATCGGGCGGCTGCGGCGGCCTCGGCGGCGGTGGGGGTCGTGCCGGCGGGAGCTCGTTCGCGCTCTTCGTGAGCGGCTCGGCGATCGCGGTGCCGGGATGCTCGTTCACGAGCGGCGACGGCGCGGCCGGCGGCGCCGGTGCCGCGGGCGGTTTGGGCGGCGATGCGGGCGCAGGCGGAGAAGCCGGCGCGGGCGGCCATGCGGGCGGTGCGGGAGGCCCGGGCCAGGCGGGTGGCATCGGGGGATCCGGCGCGGGCGGTCCGGGCGGATCGAGCATCGCGGCGCTGCTCTGTGAGAGCGATGTCGATGGTCTCGATCTCGGCGAGCTCGAAGAGGGCGCGGCGGGTGCGGCGGGCGCGGCACCGGCGCGCGGGGTGGCGGGGATCGCGGGCGTCGCGGCGCGCGTGTTCGACGGCTGCGAGCTCTGAGCGGCTGACCGCGACGGCCGTTCACGCCACGCGACCTGTCACCCATGTCCTGTCCTCGACATGGACACGGACGTGGTCGTGGTCGTGGTCGGCCGTTCGCGTCGTGGTCGGCCGTTCACGACCACGACCACGCTCACGACCACGACCACGTCGAGGACGTGGTCGAGGGCACGACACGGTGGTCGTGGCCGGCGCCGGCTGGTCGGCTCTCGTGCCGCGCTGCGTCACCTTGCCGAGATCCCAGCCCGCCCGCTACGTTCGCGCCCCATGCAGCTCGAGCTCACCGAAGAACAGAAGATGGTCCTGCAGCTGGCGCGCGACTTCGCGACTCGCGAGGTCGAGCCCAAGGCTCGCGAGCTCGACAAGGAAGGGCGCTGGCCCACCGAGCTCGTCGCGCGCATGGCCGAGCTCGGGCTGATGGGCGTCGCGATCCCGGAGCAGTACGGCGGCGCGGGCTTCGACAACGTCTCGTACGCGCTCGCGATCGAGGAGATCTCGCGCGCGTGCGCGAGCACCGGCGTGATCATGTCGGTGAACAACTCGCTCGTCTGCGACCCGCTCTACAAGTTCGGCAGCGAGGCGCAGAAGAAGGAGTTCCTCGCGCCCCTCGCGAGCGGAAAGCTGCTCGGCTGCTTCGGCCTCACCGAGCCCGCGAGCGGCAGCGACGCGTCGCACATGGAGACCGTCGCGGAGGACAAGGGCGATCACTGGATCGTCAACGGCGCGAAGAACTGGATCACCAACGGCCCGGCCGCCGACGTGATCCTGCTGTTCGCCGCGCACGATCGCTCGCTCGGCGCGCGCGGCACCGTCTCGCTGATCATCCCGAAGGGCACGCCGGGCTTCACGCTGAACCCGCGCGATCACAAGCTCGGGATCCACGCCGCGCACTCGTGCACCGTGTTCTTCGAGAACGTGAAGGTGCCGAAGGCGCAGATGCTCGGTGAGCCCGGCATGGGCTTCAAGATCGCGATGTCGACGCTCGACGGTGGCCGCATCGGCATCGCGTCGCAGGCGCTCGGCATCGCGCGCGCCGCGTTCGAGAAGGCCGTCGAGTACAGCAAGGTGCGCAAGGCGTTCGGCGAGCCGATCGCGAACAAGCAGGCGATCCAGTTCATGATCGCCGACATGGCGACCGAGCTGGACGCGGCGCGCCTCCTCACCCACCGCGCGGCGTGGATGAAGGACCAGGGCGTGCGTCACTCGCAGCAGTCGGCGATGGCGAAGCTCTTCGCGTCCGAGGCGGCGACGAAGATCGCTCACAAGGCCATCCAGATCCATGGCGGGTACGGCTACTCGACCGAGTACGATGTCGAGCGCCACTACCGCGATGCGCGCATCACCGAGATCTACGAGGGCACGAGCGAGATCCAGCGGATCGTCATCGCGGCGAACGCGCTGAAGGCGTGAAGCGGAGACACGGGGGCGGCCATCGAGCCCCCGCGTCCCCGTTGCAGTGACGCAGGAAAGGGAGCGGGCGGATGGATCGACTCTGGGTGGGGCGTTCGGCGATCGGGGCCGTGGTGGCACTCGGTCTCGTGGCATGCGGCTCGTCGGAGCCGACGCAGACCGCGGCGCGCGGCGACGCGACGGTGGGCGCCGAGCGTCCCGCCGAGCGCGACGACGGCAGCGAGATCACCGGTCTGCTGGGCACGATCCGCCCCGACCAGGTCGACAACGCCCTCCAGCCGCGCATGGACGCGTTCATGCGCTGCCTCGCGCCGCGGCTGAGCGAGGTCGAGTTCCTCGGCGGCGACGTGCGCCTCGCGTTCCGCATCCACACCGACGGCACCGTCGCGTGGGTGTACCCGAGCCAGACGACGATCGGCGATCGCCAGGCCGAGCGCTGCGTGCTCGACGTGGCGCGTCGCGCGCGCTTCCCGCGCCCGCACGGCGGCGAGGCCGAGTTCACGTGGGGCTTCGCGTTCGATCCACCCGAGGACGTGCGCCCGCCGACGAGCTGGGAAGCGACGCACGTGGGCCAGGCGCTGATGAGCGGCGCGCCGGATCTCGCGTCGCGCTGCGGCGTGAGCGGGGTCCGCGTGACGGCGTACGTCGCGCCGGGCGGGCGTGTGCTCGCGGCCGGCGCGAGCGCGCCGGATGCGCAGACGCTCGAGTCGGTGGACTGCGTCGTCGACGCGGTGCGCGGGCTGACGATGCCCGATCCCGGCTCGTACGCGGCGAAGGTGACGTTCCTGGTGCAGTGAGCGCGGACGACGCGCCCGAGCCATGTCCCACTCTGCCGCGCCGGCCCCACTGAGGTCGGGCAGAGACATGGCTCGGGTGACGACGTTGGGCGCGCTGCTGTTCGCGCTGATG includes:
- a CDS encoding helix-turn-helix domain-containing protein, translating into MARRPAAAPSRSRSRGASPSAARRSADVTEAVREAAKLAPVLREAVLAGRDAPTPKLAARADALFTKLLERGARAVAKQPALASECALAALSIARGEEARTRAYDVAAASANALGGARAAEIWLHVAIDAWAHGRIARAQSAADRASACAGDGASPELRARIALERGRIAFGRSEWAVARAHTEDARAIAASNELVALEALAHVGLAAIGSHELAPDAARHARRAILLAERIGSKDVLGRAQAQLGIVLVERGVHDEGRRVLESAITLERERGEGENECRALLYLSMLEVDAGRPLHALHCLGRAREVAMARGSRVARAMVHGSVGVVHLVRGHPRPAARELVEADLVLEDVGNRHARITFSAFLAAAEALAGRPTEARAAFAQARTLMQEGVGPAYGVELLRVLEQVLAVTEGASVDDARDVLAEIERGSVAAHWADLRVACALARRAIVGEAASKLPRIEPTPGLVIAHDGRWFSLEGSRPIDLESRPVLRRTLAVLAEARVSEPGVTVARATLVERLWPEDARLGERLLENRMNVAIATLRRLGLRDAIRTGDRGYRLREDLPVTIDPG
- a CDS encoding nuclear transport factor 2 family protein, translated to MLDQPHADAFAREWIEAWNAQDLDRILAHWADECVFASPRIVTVMGDPSGTVRGKEALRAYWSRALASAPQLRFELDAVYVGVDCVVIGYRNHRGQRCAEWLRLDGEGRAVEGRASYAG
- a CDS encoding acetyl-CoA hydrolase/transferase family protein; this translates as MRVVSTPEEAVAPIESGHRVYLHEAAMAPVSLIHAMTERARALRDVEVVHLHTNAPAPYVAPDMVGHVRHNALFVGANVREAVQSGRADFTPVFLSEVPSLFRDGTLPLDVAMVQVSPPNRHGYCRLGTSVACARAAVDHARVVIAEINEQVPRTDGNSAVHVDRITLAVHVDRALPEHHDEPPGPVERAIGALVAAQIPDGATLQMGIGSIPDAVLDALHSRSDLGIHTEMFSDGVLRLVKSGAVTGARKTRFKNRVVTSFAMGSRALYEHCDHNASIEFHPSDVVNDAVEIASQHAMMAINSAIAIDLTGQVCADSIGDRIWSGIGGQMDFVRGAVQSPGGKAFIALPSTAKNGTLSRIVPRLSPGSGVVTTRGHVQWVVTEHGAVNLRGRSLRERADMLISIAHPDFRAELRAAAVERKLFV
- a CDS encoding acyl-CoA dehydrogenase — encoded protein: MQLELTEEQKMVLQLARDFATREVEPKARELDKEGRWPTELVARMAELGLMGVAIPEQYGGAGFDNVSYALAIEEISRACASTGVIMSVNNSLVCDPLYKFGSEAQKKEFLAPLASGKLLGCFGLTEPASGSDASHMETVAEDKGDHWIVNGAKNWITNGPAADVILLFAAHDRSLGARGTVSLIIPKGTPGFTLNPRDHKLGIHAAHSCTVFFENVKVPKAQMLGEPGMGFKIAMSTLDGGRIGIASQALGIARAAFEKAVEYSKVRKAFGEPIANKQAIQFMIADMATELDAARLLTHRAAWMKDQGVRHSQQSAMAKLFASEAATKIAHKAIQIHGGYGYSTEYDVERHYRDARITEIYEGTSEIQRIVIAANALKA
- a CDS encoding AgmX/PglI C-terminal domain-containing protein; this encodes MDRLWVGRSAIGAVVALGLVACGSSEPTQTAARGDATVGAERPAERDDGSEITGLLGTIRPDQVDNALQPRMDAFMRCLAPRLSEVEFLGGDVRLAFRIHTDGTVAWVYPSQTTIGDRQAERCVLDVARRARFPRPHGGEAEFTWGFAFDPPEDVRPPTSWEATHVGQALMSGAPDLASRCGVSGVRVTAYVAPGGRVLAAGASAPDAQTLESVDCVVDAVRGLTMPDPGSYAAKVTFLVQ